From Corvus cornix cornix isolate S_Up_H32 chromosome 1A, ASM73873v5, whole genome shotgun sequence, a single genomic window includes:
- the TCF20 gene encoding transcription factor 20 isoform X2 translates to MQSFREQSSYHGNQQSYPQEVHTSSRLEEFSPRQQAQMFQSFGGGAGSGRRGATGASTAMPGESSGHQSYQGFRKEAGEFYYMAANKDPVVSGGQQPPQRRPSGPVQSYGPPQGSSFGSQYGSEGHVGQFQTQHSTLGGVSHYQQDYTGPFSPGSAQYQQQASSQQQQVQQLRQQIYQSHQPLPQASSQSASSTSHLQPMQRPSTLPSSASGYQLRVGQFSQHYQPPSSSSSSSFPSPQRFGQSGQNYDGSYNVNSGSQYEGHAVGSNAQAYGTQSNYSFQTQPMKSFEQSKLPQSGQQGQQQQHPPQHVMQYSNAATKLSLQSQVGQYSQTEVPVRSPMQFHQNFSPISNPSPAASVVQSPSCSSTPSPLMPGGENLQCGQGNMSMGSRNRILQMMPQLSPTPSMMPSPNAHAGGFKGFGLEGLQEKRLTDPGLSSLSALSSQVANLPNTVQHMLLSDALAPQKKSSKRSSSSKKADSCTNSEGSSQAEEQLKSPLAESLDGGCSSSSEDHGERVRQLSGQSTSSDTTYKGGNLERPNSSPAQGSQNEPSKLSSSPAAREDVASPDGKEAVVAVENAPKVNEKAVGVIVSREAMTGRVEKSGGQDKPAQDDASTTPQAPASTSGAKEAGHAGTQQETQGGSKGSKSGDNTNHNGDGNSQPGHAVVGPNFPARTESSKSPGSLRYSYKDNIAPGIQRNIGGFPQYPSGQEKGDFPGHSERKGRNEKFPSLLQEVLQGYHHHPDRRYSRNAQEHSGMAGSLEGAMRPNVLISQTNELTNRGLLNKSMGSLLEGPHWGPWDRKSSSAAPDMKQINLADYPIARKFDVESQSAAHEGGALSERRSVICDISPLRQLVRDPGPHPMGHMGPEARSGRSERLAPGLSQSVILPGGLVSMETKMKAHSGQIKEEDFEQSKSSASLNNKKTGDHCHPTGIKHESFRGNASPGAAVSDAAPDYMPQQDSRSTQMRRAPGRTGRGKSPSQYQDLADKLKMSPGRSRGPGADLHHMNPHMTLSERVSRGSLHSVYPQNSEGPSLASAYHTNARPHAFGDPNQSLNSQYHYKRQIYQQQQEEYKDWASSTAQGVIAAAQHRQEGARKSPRQQQFLERVRSPLKNDKDGMMYLQGGSYHDTGSQEAGRCVMGSDSTQSKCTELKHGNQKLQHHESGWDLSRQTSPAKSSGPLGAANQKRFCPQESDGHRREESTDLPKPSNAMLRLPGQEDQSPQNPLIMRRRVRSFISPIPTKRQPHDMKNSGSEDKGRLMTSAKEGADKTYNSYAHSSQSQDAGKSVAKGDSFKDLPSPDSRNCPAVSLTSPAKTKILPPRKGRGLKLEAIVQKITSPNIRRSVSTNSAETGPDTVTLDDILSLKSGPEGGNVAGHGPEAEKRKGEMSDQVGPASQDTTGEKTVPRSSEEWQSSEDDKNKKEVPETTSGGKEGAGSSAAPPPSQKSGGQGRSDGSVSGAGTLTFSDSKTISPSSVFISEPNPKSEEKDGDVTNISPKPDGFPPKGYFPSGKKKGRPIGSVNKQKKQQQQQQQLPVPPPPPPVPSQPAEGVGAGEPKPKRQRRERRKPAAQPRKRKPRRAAPIVEPQEPEIKLKYATQSVDKTDSKNKSFFPYIHVVNKCELGAVCTIINAEEEEQNKLVRGRKGQRSSTPPPSNAESKVLPTSTFMLQGPVVTESSVLGHLVCCLCGKWASYRNMGDLFGPFYPQDYAATLPKNPPPKRATEMQSKVKVRHKSASNGSKTDTEEEEEQQEQKEQRSLAAHPRFKRRHRSEDCSGASRSLSRGASCKKATTDGGSGGEKTPLDSKPSMPTSEGGTELELQIPELPLDSNEFWVHEGCILWANGIYLVCGRLYGLQEAVEIAREMKCSHCQEPGATLGCYNKGCSFRYHYPCAIDADCLLNEENFSVRCPKHKNKMVKGSLSTEQSERG, encoded by the coding sequence ATGCAGTCCTTTCGGGAGCAAAGTAGTTATCACGGAAACCAGCAGAGCTACCCGCAGGAAGTGCACACTTCATCCCGACTGGAAGAGTTCAGCCCCCGCCAGCAGGCCCAGATGTTCCAGAGCTTTGGAGGAGGTGCTGGCAGTGGACGTCGTGGAGCAACAGGAGCCTCTACAGCAATGCCTGGTGAGAGCTCTGGCCATCAGAGCTACCAAGGTTTCAGGAAAGAAGCAGGAGAGTTTTACTATATGGCTGCCAACAAAGATCCAGTGGTGTCAGGAGGGCAGCAGCCGCCTCAGCGCAGGCCTTCTGGACCAGTACAGAGCTATGGGCCCCCTCAAGGGAGTAGCTTTGGGAGTCAGTATGGGAGTGAGGGACATGTGGGCCAGTTCCAAACACAGCACTCGACCCTTGGGGGTGTATCCCACTATCAACAGGATTATACTGGTCCTTTTTCTCCAGGGAGTGCCCAGTATCAGCAGCAGGCTTCtagccagcagcagcaggtgcagcAGCTGAGACAGCAGATCTATCAATCTCATCAGCCTTTACCCCAGGCTTCCAGCCAGTCTGCTTCTAGCACCTCACACTTGCAGCCAATGCAGCGTCCATCCACCCTGCCTTCCTCTGCTTCAGGCTACCAGTTACGAGTGGGTCAGTTCAGCCAACACTATCAGCCACCTTCgtcatcctcctcctcctctttcccttccccacagcGTTTTGGCCAGTCAGGACAGAATTATGACGGAAGCTACAATGTGAATTCTGGGTCGCAGTACGAAGGCCATGCTGTGGGTTCCAATGCACAGGCCTATGGGACCCAGTCAAACTACAGCTTTCAAACTCAACCGATGAAAAGCTTTGAGCAGTCTAAGCTGCCCCAAAgtgggcagcaggggcagcagcagcagcacccacctcAGCACGTAATGCAGTATTCAAATGCTGCCACCAAACTCTCTCTTCAAAGTCAAGTGGGACAGTACAGCCAGACTGAAGTTCCTGTAAGGTCACCGATGCAGTTCCACCAAAACTTCAGTCCAATCTCTAATCCATCTCCTGCTGCATCTGTGGTTCAGTCTCCAAGCTGCAGCTCTACCCCTTCTCCACTCATGCCAGGCGGAGAAAATCTCCAGTGTGGGCAAGGCAACATGTCCATGGGTTCTAGAAACCGAATCCTGCAGATGATGCCTCAGCTTAGTCCTACACCATCTATGATGCCAAGCCCCAATGCTCATGCAGGTGGATTCAAGGGGTTTGGACTGGAAgggctgcaggaaaaaaggctCACAGATCCAGGACTGAGCAGCCTGAGTGCTCTCAGTTCTCAAGTGGCGAATCTGCCCAATACAGTCCAGCACATGTTGCTCTCGGATGCCTTGGcacctcagaaaaaaagttcCAAAAGATCATCCTCTTCCAAGAAGGCCGACAGCTGCACCAACTCAGAAGGCTCCTCCCAGGCAGAGGAGCAACTCAAGTCTCCCCTGGCAGAGTCACTGGATGGTGGCTGTTCCAGTAGTTCAGAGGATCATGGGGAAAGGGTGAGACAGCTAAGTGGCCAGAGCACCAGCTCAGACACCACTTACAAAGGGGGTAATTTAGAGAGGCCCAACTCCTCACCAGCACAAGGCTCTCAGAATGAGCCATCAAAACTCAGCAGCAGTCCTGCAGCTAGGGAAGATGTGGCCTCCCCTGATGGGAAGGAAGCTGTGGTGGCTGTGGAAAATGCCCCAAAAGTGAATGAAAAGGCAGTTGGGGTGATTGTCTCCCGGGAAGCCATGACAGGAAGAGTAGAAAAGTCAGGTGGACAAGATAAACCTGCCCAAGATGATGCTTCCACAACCCCTCAGGCACCAGCTAGCACTAGTGGAGCAAAAGAAGCTGGGCATGCAGGGACACAGCAAGAAACTCAAGGAGGAAGTAAAGGGAGCAAAAGTGGCGATAACACTAACCATAATGGAGACGGGAACAGCCAGCCTGGTCATGCAGTTGTTGGGCCAAATTTTCCTGCAAGAACAGAATCTTCCAAGTCCCCTGGCAGTTTAAGATACAGCTACAAGGATAATATAGCACCTGGTATACAGAGAAATATTGGTGGCTTTCCACAGTATCCTTCTGGTCAAGAAAAGGGGGATTTCCCTGGGCATAGTGAGCGCAAAGGCCGTAATGAGAAGTTTCCTAGCCTCCTACAGGAGGTTTTACAGGGCTACCACCATCATCCAGACAGAAGGTACTCTAGGAATGCACAGGAGCATTCTGGGATGGCTGGAAGTTTGGAGGGAGCCATGAGGCCAAATGTTTTAATTAGTCAAACCAATGAATTGACCAATAGAGGCCTCTTAAACAAAAGCATGGGGTCCCTCCTGGAAGGCCCTCACTGGGGTCCCTGGGATAGGAAGTCTAGCAGTGCAGCTCCAGACATGAAGCAGATAAATTTAGCTGATTACCCTATTGCTAGAAAGTTCGATGTGGAGTCTCAGTCTGCTGCCCATGAGGGGGGGGCGCTCTCAGAGAGGAGATCAGTGATCTGTGACATATCTCCATTAAGGCAACTTGTAAGAGATCCTGGCCCTCACCCCATGGGGCACATGGGTCCTGAGGCCAGAAGTGGAAGGAGTGAACGTCTTGCCCCCGGCTTGAGCCAGTCAGTAATACTCCCTGGTGGTTTAGTATCCATGGAAACAAAGATGAAAGCTCACAGTGGGCAAATAAAGGAAGAAGATTTTGAACAGTCTAAAAGCTCAGCTAGTctcaataataaaaaaacagGAGACCATTGTCATCCCACTGGCATCAAGCATGAATCTTTTCGAGGCAatgccagccctggagctgcagtcTCCGATGCTGCTCCAGACTACATGCCCCAGCAGGACAGCAGATCGACACAAATGAGACGAGCGCCTGGCAGAACTGGAAGGGGTAAATCACCCTCTCAATATCAGGATCTTGCTGATAAGCTTAAAATGTCACCAGGCAGAAGCAGAGGCCCAGGGGCAGATCTGCATCACATGAACCCACACATGACACTATCTGAAAGAGTTAGCAGGGGTTCCTTGCATTCTGTCTACCCTCAGAATTCGGAAGGTCCATCTCTGGCTTCAGCATATCACACAAATGCTAGGCCTCATGCTTTTGGTGACCCCAACCAGAGTTTGAATTCCCAGTATCATTACAAGAGACAGATATACCAGCAACAGCAAGAAGAATACAAAGATTGGGcaagcagcactgctcagggtgtgattgctgcagctcagcacaggcaggaagGAGCAAGGAAGAGCCCGAGACAGCAGCAGTTTCTGGAAAGAGTAAGGAGTCCCTTAAAAAATGACAAGGATGGAATGATGTACCTTCAAGGTGGCTCTTATCATGATACTGGAAGCCAGGAAGCTGGGCGCTGTGTCATGGGGAGCGACAGTACTCAGAGCAAATGCACTGAACTGAAACACGGCAACCAGAAGCTGCAGCATCATGAATCTGGTTGGGACCTCTCTCGGCAAACTTCTCCTGCCAAAAGCAGCGGCCCTCTTGGAGCAGCCAACCAAAAAAGGTTTTGCCCTCAAGAAAGTGATGGGCATCGACGAGAGGAATCTACAGATTTGCCCAAGCCTAGTAATGCTATGCTTAGGCTCCCTGGCCAGGAAGACCAGTCTCCTCAAAACCCACTAATTATGAGGAGGAGGGTCCGTTCTTTCATCTCGCCTATCCCTACCAAAAGACAGCCACATGATATGAAGAACAGTGGCAGTGAAGATAAAGGGCGACTGATGACTTCAGCAAAAGAAGGAGCCGATAAAACATACAACTCCTATGCCCATTCATCTCAAAGCCAAGATGCTGGCAAGTCAGTTGCAAAGGGAGATTCTTTCAAGGACCTGCCAAGTCCTGATAGTAGGAATTGCCCTGCTGTTTCCCTCACAAGCCCGGCAAAGACCAAAATATTGCCCCCAAGAAAGGGACGAGGATTAAAACTGGAAGCTATTGTTCAAAAAATTACGTCTCCCAATATTAGGAGAAGTGTTTCTACCAACAGTGCTGAAACTGGTCCAGATACTGTCACTCTTGATGACATCCTGTCCCTCAAGAGTGGACCTGAAGGAGGAAATGTGGCTGGACATGGACCAGAGGctgagaagagaaaaggagagatgtCAGATCAAGTGGGGCCAGCAAGCCAGGATACAACTGGTGAAAAAACTGTTCCAAGATCTTCAGAAGAGTGGCAAAGCAGTGAggatgataaaaataaaaaagaggtcCCTGAAACAACCAGTGGTGGTAAAGAAGGAGCAGGATCCAGTGCAGCACCACCACCTTCTCAGAAGTCAGGTGGTCAGGGAAGGTCTGATGGATCTGTAAGTGGAGCTGGAACTCTCACCTTTTCTGACTCAAAAACAATTTCCCCTTCCAGTGTGTTCATTTCTGAACCAAATCCAAAGTCTGAGGAAAAAGATGGAGATGTGACAAACATTTCACCCAAGCCAGATGGTTTCCCTCCAAAGGGATATTTCccctctggaaagaaaaaggggagaCCAATTGGGAGCGTGAACaagcagaagaagcagcagcagcaacagcagcagctgcctgtgcccccGCCTCCCCCACCAGTGCCATCACAGCCTGCAGAAGGGGTGGGTGCTGGTGAGCCAAAGCCCAAGAGGCAAAGGAGGGAGAGGCGAaaacctgcagcacagccacggAAGCGGAAGCCTAGACGGGCTGCTCCAATCGTGGAGCCTCAAGAACCAGAGATCAAACTTAAATATGCTACCCAGTCTGTAGATAAAACTGACTCCAAGAATAAGTCCTTTTTCCCTTATATTCATGTGGTAAACAAGTGTGAATTAGGCGCTGTGTGCACAATCATAaatgcagaggaagaggagcagaacaAATTGGTGAGGGGTCGGAAAGGACAGAGATCTTCAACACCCCCTCCTAGCAATGCGGAGAGCAAAGTGCTGCCCACCTCAACTTTCATGCTGCAAGGCCCTGTAGTAACGGAGTCTTCTGTCTTGGGGCATCTGGTTTGCTGCCTGTGTGGCAAATGGGCCAGCTATCGTAACATGGGTGACCTCTTTGGTCCTTTCTACCCCCAGGATTATGCAGCTACCTTGCCCAAGAACCCACCTCCAAAGAGGgccacagaaatgcagagcaagGTCAAGGTACGGCACAAAAGTGCTTCTAATGGTTCCAAGACAGATactgaagaggaggaggaacagcAAGAACAGAAGGAACAAAGAAGCCTGGCTGCTCATCCTCGCTTTAAGAGGCGGCACCGCTCTGAGGACTGTAGCGGAGCTTCTCGGTCACTTTCAAGGGGAGCTTCTTGTAAAAAAGCAACCACTGatggtggcagtggtggtgaaAAGACTCCTTTGGACTCAAAACCATCTATGCCCACTTCAGAAGGTGGCACTGAGCTGGAGTTACAAATTCCTGAACTACCTCTTGACAGCAATGAATTTTGGGTCCATGAGGGTTGTATTCTCTGGGCCAATGGGATCTACCTGGTCTGTGGCAGGCTCTATGGGCTGCAGGAAGCTGTGGAGATTGCAAGAGAGATG